In the Bacteroidales bacterium genome, one interval contains:
- a CDS encoding mechanosensitive ion channel family protein produces MNFLNIFNTASKYLTDMLTKLNIGEKNADLIANYSLLLLGILISVFLFYITRWILRKYIAKHIRNSKTHWDDYLLEQRIFHKASYLIPAFFIGWTINNIFVDLETSKNVLLLLVTIYKIIIITNIINAILDTVVHVYDKQSKNKEIPVKGFVQVIKILFWLIATILIVSSILNKNPTTILTGLGAISAVLLLVFKDPILGFVGGIQLAAFDMVKEGDWISLPKYNADGTVIDISISTVKVRNWDNTISTLPTYSLISDSVKNWRGMEESEGRRIKRAVLIDTHSIKFCTPEMLERFSKFEFLDNYISQTEKLIQKSNEKINTKLLVKGRRQTNIGVFRAYLVNYLENHPSINTSLTTMVRQLEPTEKGIPMEIYAFSKIKSWVEYESIQSDIFDHILAIIPEFELSVFQEPSGADFRKILK; encoded by the coding sequence ATGAATTTTTTAAATATTTTCAATACGGCTAGTAAGTATCTAACGGACATGCTTACAAAACTAAATATAGGAGAAAAAAATGCCGATTTAATTGCAAATTACAGTTTGCTACTACTTGGAATTCTCATTTCAGTCTTTTTATTTTACATTACACGGTGGATATTAAGGAAATATATTGCTAAACATATACGTAATTCCAAAACTCATTGGGATGATTATTTATTAGAACAACGAATTTTTCACAAAGCTTCCTATTTAATCCCTGCTTTTTTTATCGGATGGACTATCAACAACATTTTTGTTGACTTAGAAACAAGCAAAAATGTACTCTTACTTTTGGTAACAATTTATAAAATTATAATTATCACCAATATTATAAATGCTATACTCGACACCGTAGTTCATGTTTACGACAAGCAATCCAAAAACAAAGAAATACCCGTTAAAGGCTTTGTTCAGGTTATTAAAATATTATTCTGGCTTATAGCTACAATTTTGATTGTAAGCTCAATACTAAATAAAAACCCAACAACCATACTTACCGGATTGGGTGCTATTTCAGCCGTTTTATTATTAGTTTTTAAAGATCCTATTTTAGGTTTTGTTGGTGGAATTCAACTCGCAGCTTTCGATATGGTAAAAGAAGGCGATTGGATTAGTTTACCTAAATATAATGCTGACGGAACGGTAATAGACATTTCTATTTCTACAGTTAAAGTAAGAAATTGGGATAATACCATTAGCACACTCCCAACCTATTCGCTTATTTCCGACTCAGTTAAAAACTGGCGTGGAATGGAAGAATCTGAAGGAAGGCGCATCAAAAGAGCCGTCCTTATAGATACACACAGCATAAAATTTTGCACCCCGGAAATGCTCGAACGTTTTTCGAAATTTGAATTTCTTGATAATTATATTTCTCAGACGGAAAAACTTATTCAAAAATCGAACGAAAAAATAAATACCAAACTTTTGGTTAAAGGAAGAAGACAAACCAATATTGGCGTTTTTAGAGCCTACCTTGTTAATTATCTGGAAAACCATCCCTCTATAAATACTTCTCTTACAACTATGGTCAGGCAGTTAGAACCAACGGAGAAAGGTATTCCAATGGAAATATATGCCTTTAGCAAAATAAAAAGTTGGGTAGAATATGAAAGTATACAGTCAGAT